From a single Brassica napus cultivar Da-Ae chromosome C9, Da-Ae, whole genome shotgun sequence genomic region:
- the LOC106449619 gene encoding uncharacterized protein LOC106449619 isoform X2, whose translation MKVAFGGVDSVGQPPRQPDRSNKQTGTSNALAFPGSKSTQKGVTKCSCCWSNFTSKGLLCAKRQKMLEDMEKDFEGGQEADKFDGGGGSKSSGSLDIRFRVEKVQSPLCDWKMATLEFSL comes from the exons ATGAAAGTTGCTTTTGGAGGTGTGGATTCTGTGGGTCAGCCACCACGTCAACCTGACCGTAGCAATAAGCAGACAGGAACCTCAAATGCTCTTGCATTCCCAG GTTCTAAGAGTACCCAAAAGGGTGTGACAAAATGCTCTTGTTGTTGGTCCAACTTTACATCCAAAGGGCTT CTGTGTGCTAAGAGACAGAAGATGTTGGAAGACATGGAAAAAGACTTTGAAG GTGGACAAGAGGCAGATAAGTTTGATGGAGGAGGAGGTAGCAAAAGCAGTGGATCCTTAGACATTAGGTTTAGAGTGGAAAAGGTCCAATCTCCTCTGTGTGATTGGAAGATGGCGACGTTGGAGTTCTCGTTATGA
- the LOC106449619 gene encoding uncharacterized protein LOC106449619 isoform X1: MMKVAFGGVDSVGQPPRQPDRSNKQTGTSNALAFPGSKSTQKGVTKCSCCWSNFTSKGLLCAKRQKMLEDMEKDFEGGQEADKFDGGGGSKSSGSLDIRFRVEKVQSPLCDWKMATLEFSL, encoded by the exons ATG ATGAAAGTTGCTTTTGGAGGTGTGGATTCTGTGGGTCAGCCACCACGTCAACCTGACCGTAGCAATAAGCAGACAGGAACCTCAAATGCTCTTGCATTCCCAG GTTCTAAGAGTACCCAAAAGGGTGTGACAAAATGCTCTTGTTGTTGGTCCAACTTTACATCCAAAGGGCTT CTGTGTGCTAAGAGACAGAAGATGTTGGAAGACATGGAAAAAGACTTTGAAG GTGGACAAGAGGCAGATAAGTTTGATGGAGGAGGAGGTAGCAAAAGCAGTGGATCCTTAGACATTAGGTTTAGAGTGGAAAAGGTCCAATCTCCTCTGTGTGATTGGAAGATGGCGACGTTGGAGTTCTCGTTATGA